GGAGTATCTAGCTATAAAATTTGAAAGTCAAAATCATTAATTTTAGAACAAATGGTTTCATAAATTTCATTACTTTCGTCTTTAACAGATAAGACATTATTATTATTACATAAGTTTGAAACCCCCTAACTCTAATTGCTAATCCTCCCTATCTTGTTATGGATCGGTCCCTGTGTGTAGTTCTGAATAACATATGAAATGATTGGGAGAGCGTTGGCTCAGTAGTGAGGCTTCAATGAGGTGGTTGCCAGGCATTTCATCAGCCACAACTTGTTCTCCGTCAGATCGGATCTACTGGCTCATCTCTGATTCTGAACGAACAGATATAATTTTTCAGACAATTGCTTTACATACCAAAGTCATCAGAATCTCCAGTGAAGTCCCCACTTTCCTGCAAATCAATTCAAAGAAAGTTTACTAAGTTCATGTTAGAATTGTGAATGAAAATTAAGAGGTGGATGGAAATAACTTCATATAGTATGGAGACTTTAGTATATATTGAAAGTTTTAAGACTAGTTGAATAGGCTATTTAACACTCTCAAAGGGGAGATGCTTCTATATAAGGAGACTAGATCTCCATCCACCAGTGTTTAGAGTCAATCACGACTGTTGTATCATTGCGCTCTGTTCTCGACTCAGCATCAACTCAGGACTGTCTCAGTACTCGGTGACTGGGTAGCATTTGGCAGAAATCAGCACCGATGGTGACTTCTTCCCGCCATGATCATTTCAAATCCAGCTCTCTTTTCGGAAGCTTTGTCATAGTGAGCAACCTTTTCTGTGAAACAAGGCAGACCTGCAGTTACATGAAGTATATTGCAGTTTCATGTAGTTCCTCATACATAGAGACAAAATAGTTGTAGCACAAACTTGAAAGATGTGGCCAGGATAGCCACATGAAAGAGCTTCAAGGCAGATACATCTctttaaagaaataaattttataataaaaacttGACGAAACTTTATATCGATTCAAATGACCCGAACCAACATGACTCAGATTTTTGTTTTATTGTATCACCACTTATTCTTATTCAAACAAGGGATAAGTTCTTCCTTGAGAGCAATTCGTTAACGAAGAGCTTGTTGccccttattcttcttcttcttcttatcatTTCCAACCTTTTCTTTTGCCAGGTTAGTAAGTTACAATAAGATTCATTGATCATTACTTCATTAGGATTTAGAAGTACATTTTAACTTATCCATTAGAATTTAGATGTTTAAGTTTAACACTaagcttgtatgttgattgttgCTAGGTTCATAAtcctataatttataattttctttgcACTTGAGTTTACCATTAGATGTTTAACTGATTCTTTGGACTTGAGTTACAAGTCATAGATTTAACATTTTGTATCTTGTATGTTATTGCTGGGCTTGAATTGAGAATTGTCATCTATGAGTTTTTAACTTTCTATTGAATGCTTGATATTTCATATTTGTCATTTGATAATCATTGCTTGTATGTTCTTCTTcattaatgattttttattttttaaatgtttgaCTTTAGTAAAATGTCGAGTACAATGTCTTCTGAAGCATCTGATTCAATGTCGTCGAATGCTACCcctttgaagtgtaattcaaatgaTGTTGGATGGGAATTTGCGGAGGTGGTGGATCTTAAAATTTAGATAAGTTGAAATGTAAGTTATGCTaaaaattactagtggtagaATTTATAGGCTCAAACAACCCATATCAAGGGAAATGTTGCTCCATGTAAGAAGTCTTCGGATGAGGATAAATTGAAGTGTAAGAATGCAATTGAAGAagcaagaacaaaaaaaaaaaaaaaagaatatcaaTGAAATGGAAGTCAAAGAAGAAACTATTCTTGAAAAATATGAGGAAGATGAAGGGACTCTAGGGACAAGAAGGAATCCGCTTACTCTTAGCCCTATAGATAGATTTGGATCTATTATTGATCCCGAATCTTCATTGAGCAGAAGTAAGAAgacaaaataataacaaaatattATTGATGCACTTTGTAAGCACATGACATAGTGTGCACCAATATTTGGCTCGATAGGTGTACGAGTCCGGTATTCCTTTTCATGCCATTGATAATCATAGCTTCAAGAGGTTTGTGAAAGCGGTTGATCAATTTAGCCCAGGTTAACCCCCTCCAACTCAATACTTATTAAGGGATCCATTATTGAAGGAAGAGGTAGATAGAACTAAAAGTTTAttaaagaagcaagaagaagaatgaCCTTTGAATGGTTGTTCAATTTTGACCGATGCTTGGACTGACCGGAAAAGAAGAAGTATTATGAATTTGTGTGTCAATTGTGAAGAAGGCACAACTTTCCTCTCTTCTAGGGAAGCATAAGATGAAGCACAAACCGGGAATTATATATTTGAGTATGTGGACAAGTGCATTGAAGAAGTTAAGCCTCAAAGTGTAGTTCAAGTGGTAACGGACAATGCGGCAAAAGATTTGTTGAAGGAGAAGGGACCACATATATTTTGGacttcatgtgcaactcacactgTGAATCTTATGCTTCAAGGAATTGGGAACCAACCTAAATTCAAAGGAGTGATTGAGAAGGCAAAGAACTTGACaatctttatttaatttatgcacATCATAAGGCATTGTCAATGATGAGAAAGTTTACCAAAAAAAAGGACATAGTGAGACCGGTGTTGGGATATGCCTGACGCGGGTGCGTGCTAGAACATATTTCATAAACATAtacagtaaaaaaataaaataataataattcctaattattatatcacacacaccacacgcatacaaagatacaacatgccaaacatgatcacataattaaatattttacataaagtaaatttacgctaagtataccttacggatgacctataatgagaagggcatcaatcGTAGCGACGTTgacgaacctcgcctctattcgtatccatacCGAGCTCCTTAacacaactccttgagtacaagtctctcctccggaagttactagccacgagcgaagaagagggattaagaggaagaagaagagaaacatacaagggagagtttttctcccttgtggtggtcacgacaacaagagggagaGCCCTCTTGTTGGCGGTGggggagagaagagagggagaggaggattgagtttccaaaagttaatcaaccaaataattaaacttatatctaattctctcccaattacatctatatataatcctctttaatgagttagattagaaatccCAAATTCAATtcattatcccttaactaaaCATTTGCCCATTAACACCTTGGTtcggttcacaactaaatcaagttggttcatgaccaattcatgattaaaccaaatatggttcaactctaccataagagatgtagctcatccgcacttccattatgacaaatattttcatatttatcttatgtatggtctaaccaaacatttatctcttgatctaagaattctattctttaacttattttatatcttttagagactcgttagtgcgtatgacctaataggttcccggtttattttggtcatctataattaactacttaattatagaacgatcatgagtgacacctaacagtacatcatgatccccaattagccgaaaaatcatagttaatcttagaactaattccAAACCCTTCAACGGCTACAGTGAGTCATGCCTTattctttcactcgtcttatacccacttagttcagggcatggtctatgtgtctgtccccactagactgactacgtcacacctagcccaagtaatactttctcgttctacagattcaaattactcgtacatgtgtctaagagtctcacactcttaacatgtgatgtttttgctaaagactttgagtaataatcctaacgagtggctaTAGGATATACATTTCCTCGCAAGGagaggtgaatcctctgtggactATCCAAATATTTTTGGACATCTCAACTTATATctaatcatcccgggtccacacctcaatgaggtacttgcttaagatgtcaaagtataagtcttcataaccaagatgacttgtatatctcaagttgaaggaaacttgtacacggacatatccatatatatagataactatatgaagtcttacagtcagtcactccaatgaactagttatcataactagtatctatgtttaactctcgacatcccaatgtctccagctagtgagaaaacagctgcttggaaaaccaaggagtataacccgtgctagtcttaaagaattgatgatgtccgaatgcatcaattcgacgactaggaaaattctaatacattcataattgcacatgtagaaataatcactagttgtgatccaatcacaatttctctcgtgctatgaattgtattgcggaTATTCAATAagtgagtttaagacaatcaaatatataatatacactcaaatagtgaatctatatttagtaaaaactgcaaggtgattgccttaggacatccctcaaaatttaACAACCGAAAGTGACATGATTTGCAACCGCTTTTCTAACTTTTCAAAGATGGATGGAGAAGAAAAGTGAACTAAGATCTATGGTTGCTAGTGAATAATGTAATGCATGCAAACATTCAAAAAGTGTAAAGGGGAAGGTGACATGTAATACCGCTATGAGTGCCTTTTTTTAGAATGGAGTAAGTTTTTGCTTGAAGGTGTTTGCCCCTTTAGTTAAGTTGTTTCGTCTTGTTGATGGGAATAAGAAGTCATCTATGGGTTTTGTATATGGAGAAATTCTTAGAGTGAGAGAGGAGATTAAAGTGGCATTCAAAAATCAAGAGCTTCACTATTGTCCGATTATTGATATTATTAATGAGAAAGTTCGTAATCGACTTGACAGTCCACTATATTTAGCGGCCTACCTCTTAAAACCTTATTGCTCCTTCAATCGGAGCATAGGAAGTGAAGAAATGGTCACGGATGGATTATTCATTTGTGTTGAAGCATTCTTTCCCAATGATATTGATAGCCAAAGTGAGTTTGTAAATGTGGAGTTGTTAAAGTATATCAATAAAGCGGGAGGATTTGGAAGACCATTGGCTATAATTTGATGCTCAACAAATGATGAGAAATATGATCCAGGTAAgaactaagggggtgtttggttgatgggtttgggaatgaaggAATGGAATGAtaataaaagatagtgtttggattatgGATTTGAGAATGACAATTTGAgaatgatttctagatttatagaaatcaaccaaactcatataactaggtggattttatttctattttcattCACATTCCACCTTACTACCAAATCCATACTCATAGttattcccatcatttaaccaaacgtcacctaagtactaaattactttattttgtaatttttattgCTTGTTTGTTGTTTAttgattttgtttattattattgtttgatttatttttatttaattggaTGGTGGCATCTTTTTGGACATAGTGTACCTAAATTACAAAAGATAGCTAAAAGAATCCTTTTACCTACAAGTTTTTCCGATTGTGAGAGAAATTGGGGTACTTTTGAGGGGGTAAGTACTTAATTAGTAATTACTTATTGActtaatatttttctttaatgtaGATCCATACgaagaaaagaaatagactagATACTAGAAGGTTGAACAATTTAGTTTATGTTCAAATCAATGCCAATATCAAACAAAAAGAGAAGACAAGAAGAAAAATGAGTGGATGTTCTACTTGCTAGTGAATCAACTATGGCACAAGGATGAATTGTTGACGGTGGAGATAAAGATGTTGAGACAAATATTGAAGATGTTAGAGAACTTCACGAAGAAAAATTTATATcggatgaagaagaggaagaagccatGAATTTTAAGTTGGAACCCGATACAGAGGAAGTGTTGGAGAAATATAGAGATGAACTAGAAGAAGACTTAGGGATATAGGAGATTATATGAGTTATTTCGTGACTTGTGAGAAAACTTTTGCTATTTTATTTTGTATGCCTTGTCAATTTGTACTTTGTAGTTTGTAATAGCTTTGTTATTTCCGTATTTCTATTTCCATTTATTAATTGCGATCAAATTATGTTTGTATAATAGTTTGTAATTTGTATACTTGTCTCAATTCTGATATTTTGCTGTCATGATTCAAGGAAAACCCTGTtggatcaatcaactgatcaatcTGACAAGATTTTGCGACAAACAAAACAATGCCAGAAaggaatttcataaaaaaaaccGCCTAGGCGGCCACTAGGCAACTAGGTGCTAAGCGGCGGGCAACCGCCCGCCTAGCGCCTTTTTGAACACTGATTGTATGCAATCATGTCTTATATTGTAAGAGATTGTTGTCGCAATTCAAATATGTGACTATTAAGTCATACGATAACAACTTTATCATTATACTAAGGCTCCCCTTCTATACCTACCCTTGAGATATGTAGAAATATTCACTTATTTATACCCTAAACAAAATAGTTTGTACATGAAACATGTTACATAATGTGTTCACACCACTGTTTACAATGTACTCAGTGATGACTATGAATGGCCCCAAATTTAAGGGTCCAAAAAGCTAGTATGCGTAAAATAATTTTGCGTAACCAAATTCATGTACATCCCTAAACAATGGTCAATGAAATGTACTATTGACAATTGAGTAAAAGCTTTGTTGTGCCTTTCGCTAAACTTGGGCCTCGACATGCTGACACTTAGTTGTTGAAAAAGAACTCCTGATGTTTGACCTTTGAAATGCTGCCGCAGGGTGTTTGCTGGGTGGGCGTGGGTTTTGCACTATAACAAGCAAGGGATTGAAGGATTTTCGATTGTTGGAATAAGGACTCGAAGTTGGCTGCAGAATTAAAAGAGTTAAACTTCCATTACTTGTGGCCATTGACGAGATTATTAATCTAGAGGAATGGAATTGAGAAAGTAAATAAAAGAGTTGAGATGTTACAAAGAAGAAACTAAAGTTAGTAATCTGCATCACTCACCACACCGACGTGCCATTCTTGAGATACCAAATTGTTGAAATCAGAAGCATCCATTTCCTGCAATGTTTCAGTTAACGTAAGGAATAGCCTCGATGAATTCCAATATGTAGTGCACAGAGAACAAGAAATCACATGCTAAGAACAATGATTTTAACACTGGAAGAATCAGAGATAAGTTTCTGATCATTCTTTTCAAGTTGCACAACTTTTTGGATAGGGAACCATGTAATTATGAGGATTTCCCATAAGCCAGTTAACCTGGTACAAAGCTCGCTCGGGTACTCGGGACAAGAATTGGTACATGCATACTGCAGTGACACTAGATATCCTTATTATTTAGGCTATTGAATAAAACATCCTGTATATTGTTCTTATTTAGGCTATCGAACCTGGAGATCATCCTGTTCAATGTTTTTCGGTCAAGTATAGTAAACGTAACATATATATAGTTATGATCTCTAGTGCAGGATGTAATGCAAGTAGAAGATATCATTATTTTGTAAGCAAAGAAAAccataaataatttaatcgaaaagAGATTTGCGTAGCATGAAATATGCTTCCTTAGGAGTTGCAGAAGTGCAACTTACTATGCTATATACAGGGGGCACTCTCATCTCCCATTTGGACTTCGAGGTAGGCATCACAGAGAAGTGAGGCGATACTTCTTGCGTCCTAAAAGTCCACCTGCAAAGCGAGCAAAATCATATATAATTGTGATAGAGATAAATAGGCAACTCTCACTCCCAACTTGTCACTTAGAAATGTGAGAAAAAGATGAATCAGAATAGGTTTGGATTAGAAACAGGTTTCTTCTTGCAACCTACCCAATGTACAGGAAGATGCAAAACTGAGCCCATTCCCGTACCAGCAAACGGAACCAATAGTTATCCAAAGTCTCGTCAACATTCAAATAAATCTGAAGATGTATTGTTAGCCAAAAGTCCACAAAATGTGATACACAAATTTCACTATGACGTGcttaccataacttctaccaatGCTACAAACTGCATTGCAGTTTGAAATTTCCTGGTGGAGACAGGCGAAACGAATGAAACAcagtttaaaagaaaataaaaaaatcaccTATATGCTCAGAGAATGTAATATGTACTTGAACATTGTGAACTTTGTATGCAACGCATTGTGCATTGTATCTTCATCCTCTATATAACTCAGTTGTTCTCGCAGAATTACCATATTCTGAGAGATATGATGGAAGATCATGTAGAACGACAAGGAATAATTCAGCAGAAGGAATACCTGCATTGTGTTAAAAAACACTCTTGAATACATATTTGAATTAATAGAAACTTAAGCTTTTTGTGGAAGATTTGAGAGGACCAAAGATGCTCAACTGTAAAATAGGGCACAGCAGCCTTGTAACCAACAAGGGTGAGGTAGAGTATGAAGCCCAAAGCAGCAGTTTTACGGCGTTCACGTACTGAAAGCCGCTCATATATGACACAATAACCGTGAGCGATGAGCATGAATGATACGAAAGAGGCTGTTTGAAAGAGTATTCCAGTTACATACACCCCAAAAGACATCCACAATGAGCATATCTGACGGTTTATGCAAGAATACCTGACAAAAAACACCCAAAGAGTGATACTTGCTATAATGATTACAGAATTCATAATCTGTCTTAACTCGTAGTTCTTGCACTATGTTTACAATATCAATACAGATACTACCACTTGGAAATAGGATTCCTACCAATCAAGCAGACGAAAACGAAGTACTGAAACATGGAAGGGTTCAAGATAAAATCTTGCCTTCGGAACTTaccaaaatgaaaatgaaaacccCAGCTGTAAAGACTTTGTAACAGGGACAGAAGCCAACATCCACTGTAGGTGGTTTGTCTGCCCTAACAAATTACATACATGCCAGAATAAATCAGAACTACAAGGAAGCATCTATAATCGACGAAGAAAACCACCTAATCAGATGTTTACAGAATCGACGATTGCAAAACACTCAAACAGAAACACCAGATGAACACTATGAACATGAAGATGTCAAAAGGAAACGGTTCGCACAAGAAAGACTGGGATTCAAATGCCTGATAGAAAGACCTACTTCGTTCTACGCATAAAACAAACCTTTGGCTACTCTGCATCTTCCAGTGCACAGTAAATCGCAAGCAAAGAGGGGAAAAGGACATCAGAATCCGCACAGAGTTTCAAAGAAACTGTCGAAGAACTAAAATCCGAAGCTGTAGATGCCAGAAACGAGAGCGGACCTGGAAAAACCTGTTCCTCCAGGTGTTGACGGTCCAGGTGAAGGCGGCGACCGCCCAAATCGCCAGAAACGCGAGGTAGATCGAAGGGAGAGGCCTGTACGATTCGTCCAGCGACGGCGATCCGAACAGGAAGCGATCTGGAGGGGGAGGAGGAGGGAGCGAAGCATCTCCCATTTCAATTTCGGCTGGGGACGGCGACACAAACAAAGGCGTTATAAATAGGAAGGGGCCCTTCACGTAACGCCGAAACGATATATCCTCGAGCGTAACGTAACGGTCTTGCATCGTATGAGTCGAGTCACACCTGTTTGTAACAAATGCAGACATATTTCCTACCGGTAACACAGTTCGGGCATTAAGTTATTGTTATATCATAACGTGGTGAAAAAAACTGTcacgccaaaatatataacaaatATATTAGAGGTGAGAGAATTGTGACGTAATATATATCATGATAGTAAATTTCCAATTTCCACGTGGCGAGGAAGTAGATTTGCATGATCCAACGTACCCTTCTAATTATGGGGGCATGGGAGACGCTAGAAGTCTAGATGATTGGAAGGTTCGCTGCAGATGAATTTAAAGGGAaaaaaattaaatggacaatcaaattaatatattttatctttaaatatAACAGTTATAACTAACTATTACTATGAGACGGATccagaaattaaaaaaatatattaagttGATCATGAATTAGCCTAGTCCATCATAGCAGTGAGTTCACTTTACGCCAACTTGCTATCTCTTCTTTAACTATTTCACTaagtttattttagatttttagattttttttattatttaaaattgttaAATTAATTCAGAGCTATGACAAAAAATAATCTGACAGCTGACACTTAGTATTAGAGAGCATGTCGTCGATCCATAAGCATGATATGATACACTACTCAAACATCTTATAGAGGACATCAATTGTAGTAAAGTTACGTCAACAACGTAAAAAGTATGTCAATTCGGTCACGACAGATGTGGCCGAGGGTGGCGTATAGTCGCCGCTGTCACTGTAGGCTCGCGTCATTGTCGCTGTTGTAGCCTTATGTCGTCGTGGACTTGCAATGCCGTTGTCGTCGTGGCCTCACGCCACTGCGCTCCATGCCATTTTGCACCCGTCTTCAACCTCACAACGCTATCGTCATATATCGTGGCTGCCGAATACTGTCATTGTGGCCTCACGATATAAGGCTATAAATGAACCAAGTattcgtgaacaagtttggtgttcggcttgataagagcttgtttatgttcgttcaagattaattaaataaacaagtttgaacaactcgttaaactaaacaaataagcttgaacacatatatgttcagctcgttaacattcgtgaacaacattCGTAAACAACGTCTgtgaacaatattcacgaaccatattcattaataaaacttttttcaatatgctaaataaataataaaataaaataaataaataagtttaaattatcaagatcaataaccaatcaaacaactaaaattttcaaacaatcaaacaagtttgaattgagagctcgataacatttaaacaaactacatgctcaagtcaagctcaagccaagcttgaattaagagctcgataacatctaaacaagtcaagttcaagtcaagctcaagccaagtttcaaacaagttcaagctcataaaaaataaatcaagccaaggttgaataattatttcaaaataaagcaattggttcattttaaaagttgccttatcaaacaagcttgaacaacccaAAACTTAGCTCGGCTCGATTCGTTTACAACCCTATCAAGATATGCCGCACGAACTCACAACACCATATATCAATCCGCGGCAATGTTGTTCATATTACAAATGTGCATATTGTACAacgaaaattaaaaaagaaaaaatgagagAGAGACACAAATTAAATGAATTACATATTTGTATATGACTCAGTGATATAAAAGAAACTTTTATATTTCTATTTTCACAGCAACGGTTTGGCAGCAGCCAATAGTTAATCGAAGACTAATAGTATTTTGGACGGGCTTAGCTCCTTAAGATCTGTTAATTATTCAAggatgtttggttaaatgatgggaatgactatgagtATGGGTTTGGTAGTAGAatggaatgagaataggaatggaaatgaaactcatcaagttatatgagtttggttgattcacataaatctagtaatcattcccaaaaacTCATTTCCAAATCCACAATCCAAacattatcttttactatcattccattccctcattcccaaactcatCAATCAAACATCCCCAATATTGTTCCTTACTTCAAACACTATTATAGCAATTATGATTATTTATCATAATGTGTAAAAGTTATTCTAGGTAACACCTAAGACAACATTGTTATAGTATTGATTTTAACCAATTTAAAACGATTTTATGAAGTTTAAACAAGATTGGCTAAGTTGATCAAAGATACTTTGATGTAAtaatactatatatataataattttgctTAGGATAAAATGATCAATATTTCAGGTTATAATAATTACCCAGTAGCTATAAATACATTGTAACAATTACTCAGGAATTCTTAGAAtaacatttaaataaaaaaatgttctcaaaataaaatatatagtgggcgccttttattttttttttaaaaaagaaatatcCTTTAAGATTCACATAATTTAAGACGTTCTTTGCTCAATTTAAAACTTATAACAGATATTTTTTTGCCTAATTCTTTTTCATCAAAATATTAGGCAGAACTAATTTGCTTCAACAAACACACCTCCTAAAGCAATCTCTAGTCCACCAATAGTCGGCACCAACATAGACGTACTATGAAAATGTTATGTTGCACATTTATCCATGAGTATCCTGTGAacttgtattaattttttttataaagatttagaatattatattaaaacttaaaaaaaaaaaaataacctcaCAGATAGAAATTGAACATATCATTACTCAAACGGGCTATTGAACGCCCTTTTTACGTTTAATCCTTTTCCCTCTGCTATAAACTCTTAAAATACGAGCAAGTTTAGATGATCGAAATATCCaaaaatctccatctaattcaAACTTTTAGGAATTTACAAAATAGTTGACTAATTCCACTAGTTGTAATAAATTCttgagaaaatattaaaaattattttttaaaaaaaaaatatctttccagatttctttttcaaaaattcaagtcAAAGTCATGCCCTCTCcttaagtaattaattatttgGGAATGGCCATTAATTAAGTTACCACCTGTCTCCAACCTAACTTGAGACTTTGAATGGAACAGCTGCTAGGGTTTGAGATTTAGGTTGGATAATAAGAATTAGGTGAACCAACCCACACCAGGTAATTCATTATAATTAGGAAACaatatattaaataatatttacTAGGAATGGAGTGTTTATTTGCAATTAATTAAGCTCAAGGGTAATTGATATTTTATTTCTACAATTGAGCCTGATTCTCCCAAGATTGTTAGGGTTGAACTAACATACCGGTCTCGATTAATTCGAACACAAATTAGTCGCAAAACAAGCATCACTCTAAGAAAAGAATTGAAATGTAGAGCAGATAACAAACTACATCAGTGCACACTATTGTTGAAGTATAAAGAATCATTTTATGGTTCAGCATATCTAGTGACCTTTGTAGAGTAAATAGTTGAGCTATGCTTCAGCATTCTGGCTTTCCTCTAGCTCGGCACTTAGTATTCGATGGAGGAGGATATCAACTGTGCGGTTTCTCGAGCTTGCACTACAAGATGAGAAAATAATGTTTTAATCGGCATTCTATCAAGCAAGCATATATCATGCTACAGATACAAGCTGATATTTACCCAGTAAGTCGTCGTCTTCCCTTCCTTTCAGGCGCATCCTGTTTTAAAAGGAAAATGTATTAagttaaacaatttaaaggaaagAAGTTAACGAATGCTAAGTAAATACTCCTAAAAATCTGGTAAGTATGCCCTGAACATGTCAAAGCAAACCTCCTCGAACAAATCCTAGATTGATACTTCTCTTCCTAAACTTGAGCAGAAATTTCCTTGCGTGTAGGACATGCAGTAACAATGATGAGGTGCTTCGTATAAGCAAAGCACCAATCATTTAGTTCAGATTTGCAAGACCATTGAAGATTTTCTGTGGTGGTTCCATTTATGTGGTGGTTCCATTTATGCAGTTTGAGGAAGAAGATACACAATAGTTTGAAAGAGCAGAACATTCATTTGAATATCTAAAGAGCTTCATATTTTGACAAATATAATGTCGCAATACCATTACCTCATTAGGTTCATTGGCTGATTCAAGATCCATTTCAGCAAAGAACGCCTCTAATATGAAAGCAACAACCTGAGGAAGCAA
This region of Zingiber officinale cultivar Zhangliang chromosome 9A, Zo_v1.1, whole genome shotgun sequence genomic DNA includes:
- the LOC122021577 gene encoding uncharacterized protein LOC122021577 — encoded protein: MGDASLPPPPPPDRFLFGSPSLDESYRPLPSIYLAFLAIWAVAAFTWTVNTWRNRFFQTNHLQWMLASVPVTKSLQLGFSFSFWYSCINRQICSLWMSFGVYVTGILFQTASFVSFMLIAHGYCVIYERLSVRERRKTAALGFILYLTLVGYKAAVPYFTVFLLLNYSLSFYMIFHHISQNMVILREQLSYIEDEDTMHNALHTKFTMFKKFQTAMQFVALVEVMIYLNVDETLDNYWFRLLVREWAQFCIFLYIGWTFRTQEVSPHFSVMPTSKSKWEMRVPPVYSIEMDASDFNNLVSQEWHVGVPTSSPYSNNRKSFNPLLVIVQNPRPPSKHPAAAFQRSNIRSSFSTTKCQHVEAQV